A region from the Simiduia sp. 21SJ11W-1 genome encodes:
- a CDS encoding OmpA family protein: protein MKKIIAFAALSTAISAATLPVEAASKGVTELKQGTAFTTGSVVGAMVGGPIGMLIGALGGVYVAEQIKQVDEQEDLAVALAHSEQQVDILSTELSARNEMLSAQEVRMDELQELALDQLQLQVLFHTGSDVLTEQGEAQVQSLANFLTKNPELAIQLNGHADPRGTDEYNNVLSHYRAMSVQQLLEAAGVAPDRIAVSAFGAGQSKAQRGDLEAYALERRVDITIHQPKPEAMAMGH, encoded by the coding sequence ATGAAAAAGATTATCGCATTTGCCGCACTGTCAACCGCCATCTCAGCTGCCACTTTGCCTGTAGAGGCTGCCAGCAAGGGTGTAACGGAGCTTAAACAGGGCACGGCATTTACCACCGGCAGTGTAGTGGGTGCCATGGTGGGTGGCCCCATCGGCATGTTGATTGGCGCACTCGGTGGCGTGTATGTGGCCGAGCAAATTAAACAGGTAGATGAACAAGAGGATTTAGCCGTGGCACTGGCGCACTCCGAACAGCAGGTGGATATTTTGAGTACAGAACTTTCAGCACGCAACGAGATGCTTTCTGCACAAGAGGTGCGCATGGATGAGCTGCAGGAACTGGCATTGGATCAGCTGCAGTTGCAGGTGCTGTTCCACACAGGCTCCGATGTGCTCACCGAGCAAGGCGAAGCGCAGGTGCAATCTTTGGCTAACTTTTTGACGAAAAACCCGGAACTTGCCATTCAATTAAATGGCCATGCAGACCCGCGCGGCACCGATGAGTACAACAACGTACTCTCACACTACCGGGCCATGTCTGTTCAGCAGCTTTTGGAAGCCGCAGGTGTTGCGCCCGATCGCATTGCCGTGAGCGCCTTTGGTGCCGGCCAGTCGAAGGCGCAACGCGGCGATTTGGAAGCCTACGCACTTGAGCGCCGGGTAGACATCACCATTCATCAGCCCAAGCCTGAAGCCATGGCCATGGGGCACTAA
- a CDS encoding ATP-binding protein, with protein MRLRHQLFLLVALSLVLPWAALQYVSEMQSVLRAGQLSAMQASARAVSKLLASDGEYLALTSRYLAPVGTTPLYAHPLIAPPILDGYDDEWRHFPFDATAFSGGSSELQAEVKLGEFGNQLYAFINVRDGNVHYHNPARDAVASGDHLVLRTRNRQGRPQDYVISASAPGRAQVYRLEGARAQLEHRISVVWQERVGGYQLELQMPAADVQEGLAFTLVSQAPGAQIVRLSSSPSQRPVPPVMRQHNELNGLLAVFAETDQRWMILSPGHWLLADAGSFQGARDDYEQGERRATPYAWLWRILLARPDLPQWRDAARAGRLVFEKSETARWFYAGDSWVAQVTVPVFSGAEIAGFIVLEQSAHAQDAGTQQALWRLLVYCLLTVAVLGIGLLGYASWLSFRVRRLAHAADQAMDEHGAVASELPDAKRADELGDLSRSFSLVLTRLGDYTRYLQSLSSKLSHELRTPLAVVKSSLDNLAQELPLADAQDSLAKYHTRAQAGADRLSAILNAMSAATRLETSLSQADKEPINLAELTTELAVAYSDTFKRPIALRIQDKDLHNFQAQVAPDLIVQLLDKLIENAVDFCPPDGQIVLALAREGQHICLQVSNDGPLLPQAMQHQLFDSLVSVRNRTDNSVTHLGLGLHIVRLIVAFHEGEVSARNRADGTGVEFEVRLPVPKS; from the coding sequence GTGCGCCTGAGGCACCAACTGTTTTTGCTGGTGGCCTTAAGCCTGGTGTTGCCTTGGGCTGCGTTACAGTATGTGTCTGAAATGCAGTCGGTACTGCGCGCAGGGCAACTTTCTGCCATGCAGGCAAGTGCCCGTGCTGTGTCAAAATTATTGGCGAGCGATGGCGAATATCTGGCGCTCACCAGCCGCTACCTGGCACCCGTTGGCACAACACCTTTATACGCACACCCTTTGATTGCGCCGCCAATCTTAGACGGTTACGACGATGAGTGGCGGCACTTCCCCTTTGATGCCACAGCATTTTCCGGCGGCAGCAGCGAGCTACAGGCAGAGGTCAAACTGGGTGAGTTTGGCAACCAGTTGTATGCCTTTATCAACGTGCGCGATGGCAACGTGCACTACCACAATCCGGCTCGCGACGCCGTGGCCAGTGGCGATCACCTGGTGCTGCGCACGCGTAATCGCCAAGGCCGGCCGCAGGACTATGTCATATCTGCCAGTGCGCCCGGGCGTGCACAGGTATACAGGCTCGAGGGCGCGCGTGCGCAACTTGAGCATCGCATCAGTGTGGTTTGGCAAGAGCGCGTAGGTGGCTATCAGTTAGAGCTGCAAATGCCGGCGGCCGATGTGCAGGAAGGGCTGGCCTTCACCTTGGTGAGCCAGGCACCCGGTGCCCAGATTGTACGTTTGAGTAGCAGCCCAAGCCAACGGCCGGTGCCGCCGGTGATGCGTCAACACAATGAGCTCAACGGCTTATTGGCCGTGTTTGCAGAAACTGATCAGCGCTGGATGATTTTATCGCCAGGGCATTGGCTGTTGGCCGATGCCGGCAGCTTTCAGGGTGCGCGCGATGATTATGAACAAGGCGAGCGCCGCGCTACGCCCTATGCCTGGTTGTGGCGCATTTTGCTTGCAAGGCCTGATTTGCCCCAGTGGCGCGATGCTGCACGGGCGGGAAGGCTTGTGTTTGAAAAAAGTGAAACAGCCCGCTGGTTTTATGCGGGCGACAGTTGGGTTGCCCAGGTGACTGTGCCGGTATTTTCCGGCGCTGAAATAGCCGGTTTCATTGTGCTGGAGCAAAGCGCCCACGCGCAAGATGCAGGCACCCAGCAGGCATTGTGGCGCCTGCTTGTTTACTGCCTGCTAACAGTGGCTGTGCTGGGAATTGGCTTGCTGGGCTACGCCAGTTGGTTGAGTTTTCGCGTACGGCGCTTGGCGCACGCAGCTGATCAAGCCATGGATGAACACGGCGCTGTGGCCAGCGAGTTGCCCGATGCCAAGCGTGCCGATGAACTGGGTGATTTAAGCCGCAGCTTCTCGCTGGTGTTAACGCGCTTGGGCGATTACACCCGCTATTTACAGTCGTTATCCAGCAAGCTGTCGCACGAGTTGCGAACGCCCCTTGCCGTGGTAAAAAGCTCGCTTGATAACCTGGCGCAAGAGTTGCCGCTAGCGGATGCCCAGGATTCATTGGCAAAGTACCACACTCGCGCGCAGGCCGGTGCTGATAGGCTCTCGGCCATACTAAACGCCATGAGTGCTGCCACGCGGTTGGAAACCTCTCTCTCCCAGGCAGATAAAGAGCCAATTAATCTCGCCGAACTTACCACCGAGCTCGCCGTTGCCTATAGCGATACTTTCAAGCGGCCCATTGCGCTGCGTATCCAAGACAAAGATCTGCACAACTTCCAAGCGCAGGTGGCGCCAGATTTAATTGTGCAGCTGTTGGATAAGCTTATTGAAAATGCCGTAGATTTTTGCCCGCCCGATGGGCAAATAGTGTTGGCACTTGCCCGTGAGGGGCAGCACATCTGTTTGCAAGTCAGCAACGATGGGCCCTTGCTGCCACAGGCAATGCAGCACCAGTTGTTTGATTCACTGGTATCTGTACGCAACCGCACGGATAATTCTGTAACCCACCTTGGCCTTGGGTTACACATTGTGCGTTTGATAGTTGCCTTTCATGAGGGCGAGGTCAGTGCGCGCAATCGCGCCGATGGCACTGGCGTGGAGTTTGAAGTGCGGCTGCCTGTGCCGAAAAGCTAA